From Chryseobacterium joostei, the proteins below share one genomic window:
- a CDS encoding cupin domain-containing protein translates to MSTEKKEIFDRVEEMLHTQGFNIAAKDDTRPWGGFFVIDETQAQDFANQYFDGIDVENLRIGGKLSPKILIVAPEARLSWQYHHRRAEIWQVVEGTVGIKRSMTDEEGEVGEYKPQDQVKLQKGERHRLIGLADWGVVAEIWQHTDASNPSDEDDIVRVQDDFGR, encoded by the coding sequence ATGAGTACAGAAAAAAAAGAAATATTCGATAGAGTAGAAGAAATGTTGCACACACAAGGTTTTAATATTGCAGCAAAAGATGACACAAGGCCATGGGGCGGGTTTTTCGTTATTGATGAAACGCAGGCACAGGATTTTGCAAATCAATATTTTGACGGAATTGATGTGGAAAACCTGAGAATAGGAGGGAAGTTAAGCCCCAAAATTCTTATTGTGGCTCCGGAAGCAAGATTAAGCTGGCAGTATCATCACAGAAGAGCCGAGATCTGGCAGGTTGTAGAGGGAACGGTAGGAATTAAACGCAGTATGACAGATGAAGAAGGAGAGGTTGGAGAATACAAGCCTCAAGATCAGGTAAAACTTCAAAAAGGCGAAAGACATAGGTTGATAGGCCTGGCAGATTGGGGTGTAGTAGCCGAAATCTGGCAGCATACCGATGCATCTAACCCTTCAGATGAAGATGATATTGTAAGAGTACAGGATGACTTTGGAAGATAA
- a CDS encoding TonB-dependent receptor domain-containing protein, whose amino-acid sequence MKLYISRFILGALFLFTQFISAQNLSKNQFKVKGNCEMCKTRIEGAAKKAGAKTAIYSIDLQTLTLETNNVSADEILKKVAEAGHDNEKFKAPDETYESLPGCCLYERDLQPKAAEAHEHHAKKDNEFYVRGNCASCKARIEKAAKGAGADSADWNAEKQTVTLNFNPSKTSSDQILKAIADAGHDNEKYKTSDATYNGLPGCCLYDRDFTFGEANPKVHYEEETKHEDHKDHSTPSDNDTHSKQEKNIDGVVVTGSKAATSLSKKEAGLVFNIDKKELLKAACCNLSESFETNATVDVSFSNAVTGTKQLKMLGLDQKYTSLTKEQLPEIRGLASAYGLNFIPGRWIESIQLTKGGSTVTNGYESITGQINTELLKNAKTPETSLNLFSDFNGRAEANITSVSPINDKWSQTFLLHGNGTFGNTDMNHDGFLDRPKGTQINAAYLLNYNDLEKSGFGSHFGINFIRDERTAGQTNFDKKLAQDKQPAYGVGIDISRFQVWNKTGYVFKGKPYQSIGWMNQYVYHQQDSFFGLRNYAGKQHTYYSNLIFESILGNTNHKYKAGASFLYDGYEENYLMDDIKRNEIVPGIFAEYTLTGLKYTLVAGTRVDFHNLAGTQFTPRVNFKYDFTPQTILRLSAGRGFRTANVFAESQQYFASNRTINILPNGGNIYGLKPEIAWNYGASLQQEFKLFGRKSTIIADFFRTDFQDQVLVDLDRSPQQLTFYNLEGKSFANSFQTQWDFTPFKNFDVRLAYKYYDVQADYIDGRREVPFMAKHRGFVNLAYSTNKNDKGGFWSFDTTLNWVGKQRLPDMSSNPTEFQLPAYSNSYAVLNAQISKNFNKKLRAYVGGENLTSYYQKNAIIDFKNPFGNYFDGGMVYAPIMKANFYVGLDVTF is encoded by the coding sequence ATGAAATTATATATTTCCAGGTTTATACTTGGTGCATTATTCTTATTTACTCAATTTATATCCGCTCAAAATCTTTCAAAAAATCAGTTCAAGGTAAAAGGGAACTGTGAAATGTGCAAAACAAGAATTGAAGGAGCAGCCAAAAAAGCTGGAGCAAAAACTGCGATATACTCTATTGATCTTCAAACATTAACATTAGAAACAAACAATGTTTCAGCAGACGAAATCTTAAAAAAGGTTGCAGAGGCGGGACACGACAATGAAAAATTCAAGGCTCCCGATGAAACGTATGAAAGTCTTCCGGGATGTTGTCTTTATGAAAGAGATCTTCAACCTAAAGCAGCTGAAGCTCATGAACATCATGCTAAAAAGGACAATGAGTTCTACGTAAGAGGAAATTGTGCTTCATGTAAAGCCAGAATTGAAAAAGCAGCTAAAGGCGCGGGAGCAGACTCAGCAGACTGGAACGCAGAAAAGCAGACGGTTACTTTAAATTTTAACCCATCTAAAACCTCATCAGATCAAATTTTAAAGGCAATTGCCGATGCTGGGCACGACAATGAAAAATATAAGACTTCTGATGCCACTTACAATGGGCTTCCGGGATGTTGCCTGTACGACAGGGATTTCACTTTTGGAGAAGCTAATCCAAAGGTACATTATGAGGAAGAAACAAAACATGAAGATCATAAAGACCACTCTACTCCGTCTGATAATGACACCCACAGCAAACAGGAGAAGAATATTGACGGTGTTGTTGTTACAGGCTCCAAGGCTGCAACTTCTTTAAGTAAGAAGGAGGCTGGACTTGTCTTTAATATTGATAAAAAGGAGCTATTAAAAGCTGCTTGTTGTAACTTATCTGAAAGTTTTGAAACCAATGCCACTGTAGACGTTTCGTTCAGTAATGCTGTAACAGGGACAAAACAGTTGAAAATGCTTGGTCTGGATCAAAAGTACACCAGTTTAACCAAGGAACAGCTGCCTGAGATCAGAGGACTGGCTTCAGCTTATGGGTTGAATTTCATTCCCGGAAGATGGATTGAAAGTATCCAGTTAACAAAGGGAGGAAGTACGGTAACTAATGGTTATGAAAGTATTACAGGACAGATCAACACTGAGCTTTTGAAAAACGCAAAGACTCCGGAAACATCACTGAATCTTTTTTCTGATTTTAATGGAAGAGCGGAAGCTAATATCACCAGTGTATCTCCTATCAACGATAAATGGTCGCAGACATTCCTTCTTCACGGAAATGGAACTTTTGGAAATACGGACATGAATCACGATGGTTTTCTTGACAGACCAAAGGGAACTCAAATTAATGCGGCCTATCTCCTTAATTACAATGATTTGGAAAAGTCGGGATTTGGCTCTCATTTTGGGATCAACTTCATCAGAGATGAGAGAACCGCAGGACAAACTAATTTTGATAAAAAACTGGCTCAGGATAAGCAACCTGCCTATGGTGTTGGAATTGACATTTCAAGATTTCAGGTTTGGAATAAAACAGGATATGTTTTCAAAGGAAAGCCTTACCAAAGTATTGGCTGGATGAACCAATATGTATATCATCAGCAGGACAGTTTCTTTGGATTGAGAAATTATGCGGGGAAACAACATACTTATTATTCCAATTTAATCTTTGAAAGTATCCTTGGAAATACAAACCATAAGTATAAAGCAGGGGCAAGCTTTTTATATGACGGGTATGAGGAAAATTACTTAATGGATGACATTAAGAGAAATGAAATTGTTCCCGGAATCTTCGCTGAATATACTTTAACAGGATTAAAATATACTTTAGTAGCAGGAACCAGAGTTGACTTTCATAATCTGGCAGGAACTCAGTTCACACCAAGAGTTAACTTTAAGTACGACTTTACACCACAGACTATTTTGAGACTTTCTGCGGGAAGAGGATTCAGAACAGCGAATGTATTTGCTGAAAGCCAGCAATATTTTGCATCGAACAGAACGATTAATATTTTACCAAATGGTGGAAATATCTACGGATTAAAGCCTGAGATTGCATGGAACTACGGAGCGAGTCTACAGCAGGAATTTAAGCTTTTCGGAAGAAAATCAACCATTATTGCAGACTTTTTCAGAACCGATTTCCAGGATCAGGTATTGGTAGATCTGGACAGATCTCCTCAACAATTAACGTTCTATAATCTTGAAGGAAAATCTTTTGCCAACTCTTTCCAGACCCAATGGGACTTTACGCCTTTCAAAAACTTTGATGTAAGACTGGCTTATAAATATTACGATGTACAGGCGGATTATATTGACGGAAGAAGAGAGGTTCCTTTTATGGCGAAGCACAGAGGTTTTGTAAATCTGGCCTATTCCACCAATAAAAATGATAAGGGCGGATTCTGGAGTTTTGATACGACTTTAAACTGGGTAGGAAAACAAAGACTTCCTGATATGTCAAGCAACCCTACAGAGTTTCAGCTGCCGGCTTATTCTAATTCATATGCTGTCCTTAATGCACAGATATCAAAGAACTTCAACAAGAAGCTTAGAGCGTATGTAGGGGGAGAAAACCTGACTTCTTACTATCAGAAAAATGCAATCATTGATTTTAAAAATCCTTTTGGAAATTATTTTGATGGCGGAATGGTATATGCTCCAATTATGAAAGCAAATTTCTATGTAGGATTGGACGTAACGTTCTAA
- a CDS encoding response regulator transcription factor, whose product MSNRILLVEDDQSFGAVLKDYLTINNFEVTLATDGEQGLKEFTENEFDICIFDVMMPKKDGFSLAEDVKKIDKNTPIIFLTARNMREDILKGYQLGADDYITKPFDTELLLYKIKAILQRSSTLENEEQEQFKISNIFFDSMLRQLKVGDKEYKLSPKENELLKLLCIHRNDFMPRDLALRKIWKKENYFTARSMDVYIAKLRKLLKDDEGLEIINVHGEGFRLLVKN is encoded by the coding sequence ATGAGCAACAGAATATTATTAGTAGAGGACGATCAGAGTTTTGGAGCGGTGCTTAAAGATTATTTAACAATCAATAATTTTGAAGTTACCCTGGCAACAGATGGAGAGCAAGGACTTAAGGAATTTACGGAAAACGAATTCGATATCTGCATATTTGACGTGATGATGCCTAAGAAAGACGGATTTTCATTGGCGGAAGATGTAAAAAAGATTGATAAAAATACCCCTATTATATTCCTTACGGCAAGAAATATGAGAGAGGATATTCTGAAAGGATATCAGCTGGGAGCTGATGATTACATCACAAAACCTTTTGATACTGAACTTCTTTTATACAAAATCAAGGCTATTCTTCAAAGAAGCTCTACATTGGAAAATGAAGAACAGGAGCAATTTAAGATTAGTAATATCTTCTTCGACTCTATGTTGAGACAACTGAAAGTAGGTGATAAAGAATACAAACTTTCTCCAAAAGAAAACGAATTATTAAAACTTCTTTGCATTCATAGAAACGACTTCATGCCTAGAGATCTTGCTCTAAGAAAGATCTGGAAAAAGGAAAATTACTTTACGGCAAGAAGTATGGACGTTTATATTGCTAAGCTTCGTAAGTTATTAAAAGACGATGAAGGATTGGAAATTATCAACGTTCACGGTGAAGGATTTAGACTTCTTGTGAAAAATTAA
- a CDS encoding sensor histidine kinase: MNNKFIPIISVFMTISLIVFVTLQFYWLKGYYGVLEQDFSNKVYAVLESTSKSIEEIEAEKYLNQDYKNFRNNILANSKQPSLTTIQQVEDSGTQRQIIYSKNIIEKTQLPISKKGDSIKLTTLYTDEAAYKIKRDTTNRELLTTDINQDIETGDYSMKEFVKVYGNNLPITKRVDATVLDSVITKELRIRGITAKFGYGVLDRNSKLTSIVNKAYKEKKDSNTYSFPLFTDKKNTLYSLALVFPKKEYSLAMNNWPMLLGTFLSLLTILGIYIISINYMMRQKKLAEVKTDFINNMSHEFKTPLATISVATDSLANDKIATNPDKVKYYSELIKQENLRMKKQVENVLNMSKLERNEVELFLRETNVRELIKRTTESFNLIVQQRNGSLTQEFNATHYNFKIDEFHISNMLVNLLDNANKYSPEAPEIHVETRNEGHWYIIEISDKGMGMDTQNKTKIFEKFFREETGNIHNVKGQGLGLSYVKKIVELHKGQILVESNKGQGSTFTIKLPMS, encoded by the coding sequence ATGAATAACAAATTCATCCCAATAATTTCGGTGTTTATGACAATTTCACTGATTGTCTTTGTGACGCTCCAATTTTATTGGCTGAAAGGCTATTACGGTGTACTGGAACAGGATTTTTCAAATAAAGTGTATGCTGTTTTGGAAAGTACTTCAAAAAGTATTGAAGAAATTGAAGCTGAAAAATATTTAAATCAGGATTATAAAAATTTCAGAAATAATATTCTTGCTAACAGTAAACAGCCTTCTTTAACCACCATTCAACAGGTTGAAGACTCCGGAACCCAAAGACAGATTATTTACTCCAAGAACATTATTGAAAAAACACAGCTTCCTATCTCTAAGAAAGGAGACTCTATAAAACTGACTACTTTATATACGGACGAAGCTGCCTATAAAATAAAGAGAGATACCACAAACCGTGAACTTCTTACTACAGATATTAACCAGGATATAGAAACGGGTGACTATTCCATGAAAGAATTTGTAAAGGTTTACGGAAACAATCTTCCCATCACCAAAAGAGTTGACGCTACCGTTCTTGATTCTGTCATCACCAAGGAACTGAGAATAAGAGGGATTACCGCAAAATTCGGATACGGAGTCCTTGATAGAAATAGCAAATTAACAAGCATTGTTAATAAAGCCTATAAAGAGAAAAAAGATAGTAATACGTATAGCTTTCCTCTTTTTACAGACAAAAAAAACACATTATACAGTCTTGCATTGGTATTCCCTAAAAAGGAATATTCTTTGGCTATGAACAACTGGCCCATGTTATTGGGGACCTTCCTTTCCTTACTTACCATTCTTGGAATTTATATCATCTCCATCAATTATATGATGAGACAGAAAAAGCTTGCAGAAGTGAAGACGGATTTCATCAATAATATGTCTCATGAATTCAAGACGCCATTGGCAACTATTTCTGTAGCAACGGATTCTCTGGCTAATGATAAGATTGCAACCAATCCGGATAAAGTAAAATATTATTCCGAATTGATCAAGCAGGAAAACTTAAGAATGAAAAAGCAGGTGGAAAATGTTCTGAACATGTCCAAGCTTGAAAGAAATGAGGTAGAATTATTCCTAAGAGAAACCAACGTAAGGGAATTGATTAAGAGAACAACGGAATCTTTTAACCTTATTGTACAGCAGAGAAATGGTTCTTTAACCCAAGAATTTAATGCGACTCATTATAATTTTAAGATTGATGAATTCCACATCTCAAATATGCTAGTGAACCTATTAGATAATGCCAACAAGTATTCTCCTGAGGCTCCTGAAATTCATGTAGAAACAAGAAACGAAGGACATTGGTATATCATCGAGATCTCGGACAAGGGAATGGGAATGGATACCCAGAATAAGACAAAAATATTTGAGAAATTCTTCAGGGAAGAAACAGGAAACATTCATAATGTAAAAGGACAGGGCTTAGGTCTTTCCTACGTTAAAAAGATTGTGGAACTCCATAAGGGGCAGATTCTAGTAGAATCTAATAAAGGACAAGGAAGCACATTTACGATAAAGCTTCCAATGAGCTAA
- a CDS encoding SRPBCC family protein produces MESSIIFNKDFDSNSVYVMKVYNADVSTVWNYFTQSELLDQWWGPKPWRCETLDQDFKEGGIWLYSMVGPNGEKAYAQFKYGEIMEHRSVDWTSAFCDEKGNINEDFSGSKWLVGFTGVEEGVKITINIHYQSQEIMKKILEMGFEEGLKMGLNQLEGILDHH; encoded by the coding sequence ATGGAATCTAGTATCATTTTCAACAAAGATTTTGACTCGAATAGCGTTTATGTAATGAAAGTTTACAACGCTGATGTTTCAACGGTATGGAACTATTTTACCCAATCCGAATTATTGGATCAATGGTGGGGACCCAAGCCATGGAGATGTGAAACTTTAGATCAGGATTTTAAAGAAGGTGGCATCTGGCTCTATTCAATGGTAGGACCGAACGGAGAAAAAGCTTATGCCCAATTCAAATATGGTGAGATCATGGAGCATAGAAGCGTGGATTGGACAAGTGCCTTTTGCGATGAAAAGGGAAATATAAATGAAGATTTCTCAGGATCAAAATGGCTGGTAGGCTTTACGGGAGTAGAAGAGGGGGTAAAAATAACGATTAACATTCATTATCAATCTCAGGAAATAATGAAAAAAATCTTGGAAATGGGGTTTGAAGAAGGACTTAAAATGGGACTGAATCAGCTGGAGGGAATTTTAGATCATCATTAG
- a CDS encoding S9 family peptidase produces the protein MKAPQAKKIEKILETHGDRRIDNYFWLNERENPEVIKYLEEENAYEEFIMKDTEELQEQLFEEMKARYKKDDESLPYIFNEYWYIVRYEEGKEYPIFCRKYKSLDNPEEIVLDVNLLAEGEEFFEVGSVAVSPNNELASFSSDNVGRRIYTLNFKNLKTGEILQDKIENTTGKAVWANDNQHVFYIRKDKSLRAFQVYRHQLGTDSSEDVLIFHEKDETFDVNVFKTKSLQYIFIASSSTISDEHHFIPSDNVFADWKVIQPRIDDLEYSVEHYEDEFYIITNADDATNFKIVKTKIDNCGMENWVDVIPHRAEVLLEGFEIFRDYLVLEEREKGLLQIKIIDEKTQESHYLPFSDPTYTTYIGINLEFDTEVLRYGYTSLTQPSSTYEYNMRDNTTELLKQQEVLGGNFIPENYISERIWADSRDGKTKVSISLVYHKDTKKSADTPLLLYGYGSYGHTVDASFSNVRLSILDRGFIYAIAHIRGGEYLGREWYEDGKMLSKKNTFFDFIDAGKHLIKENYTSSKHLYAMGGSAGGLLVGAVVNYEPQLFNGIVAQVPFVDVVTTMLDDTIPLTTGEYDEWGNPNDKEYYHYMKEYSPYDNVEAKDYPHMLITTGFHDSQVQYWEPAKWTAKLREVKTDHNILVFKTDMSSGHGGASGRFESLKEDALEYAFLLKIDKK, from the coding sequence ATGAAAGCTCCACAGGCAAAAAAAATAGAAAAAATACTAGAAACTCACGGCGACAGAAGAATAGACAACTACTTCTGGCTTAATGAAAGAGAAAATCCCGAAGTCATCAAATATCTTGAAGAAGAAAACGCTTACGAAGAATTCATTATGAAAGATACGGAAGAACTTCAGGAGCAACTTTTTGAGGAAATGAAGGCACGTTATAAAAAAGATGACGAATCTCTTCCTTATATCTTTAATGAATACTGGTACATTGTACGCTACGAAGAAGGCAAAGAATATCCTATCTTCTGCAGAAAATACAAAAGCCTTGATAACCCGGAAGAAATTGTACTTGATGTAAATCTTTTAGCTGAGGGCGAGGAATTCTTTGAGGTTGGCAGTGTAGCAGTAAGCCCTAATAATGAATTAGCCTCTTTTTCTTCAGACAATGTAGGCAGAAGAATTTATACTTTAAATTTCAAGAATTTAAAAACCGGTGAAATTCTTCAGGATAAAATAGAGAATACAACAGGAAAAGCAGTTTGGGCTAATGATAACCAACATGTTTTTTATATCAGAAAGGACAAAAGCCTCCGTGCATTCCAGGTGTACAGACACCAACTGGGAACAGATTCGTCTGAGGATGTTCTGATCTTCCATGAGAAAGATGAAACATTTGATGTGAACGTCTTTAAGACAAAATCTTTACAATATATTTTCATCGCAAGTTCAAGCACCATTTCTGACGAGCATCACTTCATCCCTTCTGATAATGTATTTGCAGATTGGAAAGTGATTCAGCCAAGAATAGATGATCTTGAATATTCTGTGGAACATTATGAAGATGAATTCTATATCATTACCAATGCTGACGATGCTACGAATTTTAAAATCGTAAAAACAAAGATTGACAACTGTGGCATGGAAAACTGGGTGGATGTAATCCCTCACCGTGCAGAAGTTCTATTGGAAGGCTTTGAAATCTTTAGAGACTATTTAGTTCTTGAGGAAAGAGAGAAAGGACTACTACAAATCAAGATAATTGATGAAAAAACGCAGGAGTCTCACTATTTACCATTCTCTGATCCTACCTACACTACTTATATAGGAATCAACCTGGAGTTTGATACAGAGGTTTTACGTTATGGCTACACCTCATTAACACAGCCAAGTTCCACTTATGAGTACAACATGAGGGACAATACCACAGAACTTCTTAAACAACAGGAAGTTTTAGGCGGAAACTTCATTCCTGAAAACTATATCTCAGAAAGAATATGGGCAGATTCCAGAGACGGAAAAACAAAGGTCTCCATTTCTCTTGTTTATCATAAGGACACAAAGAAATCTGCCGACACACCACTTCTTTTATACGGATATGGAAGTTACGGACATACTGTAGACGCAAGTTTCTCTAATGTAAGATTATCAATTCTGGATCGTGGATTCATCTATGCCATAGCTCACATCCGAGGAGGAGAATATCTGGGTAGAGAATGGTATGAGGATGGAAAAATGCTGTCTAAGAAAAATACATTCTTCGACTTTATCGATGCAGGAAAACACTTAATAAAAGAAAACTACACTTCTTCTAAACATTTATATGCAATGGGTGGAAGTGCAGGAGGCCTGTTGGTAGGAGCTGTTGTGAATTACGAGCCACAATTATTCAACGGAATTGTAGCACAGGTTCCTTTTGTGGACGTTGTTACCACTATGCTGGATGACACGATCCCTTTAACAACCGGAGAGTATGATGAATGGGGAAACCCAAATGACAAGGAGTATTATCATTATATGAAAGAATATTCACCTTATGACAATGTAGAGGCCAAAGATTATCCGCACATGCTAATCACTACAGGATTCCACGATTCCCAGGTACAATATTGGGAGCCGGCAAAATGGACAGCCAAATTGAGAGAGGTAAAAACAGATCATAATATTTTAGTCTTTAAAACAGACATGAGCTCAGGGCACGGAGGTGCAAGCGGAAGGTTTGAATCATTGAAAGAAGATGCATTAGAATATGCTTTCCTGTTGAAGATTGATAAGAAATAA
- a CDS encoding uroporphyrinogen-III synthase: protein MRIKSILVSQPAPSESSPYLDIAKKEKIKIDFRPFIHVEGVDNKELRTQKIDLTQYTGIIFTSKNAIDHYFRLAEELRFAVPDTMRYICQSEAIANYLQKHIVYRKRKISFGEKNFSDLLPLFKKFPTEKYLLPSSDVLSPDIVKTLDSANIEWTRAIMYRTVCSDLTDITIKDYDMLIFFSPQGIKSLQQNFPDFKQDETKIGVFGNTTLAAAEEAGLKVDLMAPTKETPSMTMALEKYIKALHK, encoded by the coding sequence ATGAGAATAAAGTCTATATTGGTTTCTCAACCAGCGCCTAGTGAGTCTTCTCCATATTTGGATATAGCGAAGAAGGAAAAAATAAAGATTGATTTCCGTCCATTTATCCACGTCGAAGGGGTTGACAATAAAGAGCTCAGAACACAGAAAATAGATCTGACGCAATATACTGGAATCATTTTTACCAGTAAAAATGCGATTGACCATTACTTCAGACTAGCGGAAGAACTGCGTTTTGCAGTTCCGGATACAATGAGATATATCTGTCAGTCGGAAGCAATAGCCAACTACCTTCAAAAGCATATTGTGTACAGAAAAAGAAAAATCAGCTTTGGGGAGAAAAACTTCTCGGATCTACTTCCTCTTTTCAAAAAGTTTCCAACTGAAAAATATCTGTTGCCATCTTCAGATGTTTTAAGTCCGGATATTGTAAAAACTTTAGATTCTGCAAATATAGAATGGACAAGAGCAATCATGTACCGTACTGTATGCAGCGACCTGACAGACATTACCATTAAGGATTATGATATGTTAATTTTCTTTAGCCCGCAAGGAATTAAGTCTTTACAACAGAATTTCCCAGACTTTAAGCAGGATGAAACAAAGATCGGGGTTTTCGGAAACACTACTCTGGCCGCTGCTGAAGAAGCAGGATTAAAGGTAGATCTAATGGCTCCTACAAAGGAAACACCATCCATGACAATGGCACTGGAAAAGTATATTAAAGCGCTTCATAAGTAG
- a CDS encoding DUF4271 domain-containing protein, whose amino-acid sequence MMNIIERDASLKDFLLQKYFDASNNLPSWIITSCVITLTLSVLISQYIPIVPKYIADLHLLGYQLNKFGYTLLVVIFFYVLRSALGFLFYQSIGDGKKWTVFYFTSTKFYFILSFLLIILCITHYYFPIDRNKIFSYYFFFFSFVFIFKVFFYLFHKNKILPEKWYYKFLYICTLQIAPLLLLWKLLFF is encoded by the coding sequence ATGATGAACATTATAGAAAGAGATGCAAGCCTTAAGGATTTTTTGCTTCAAAAATATTTTGATGCCAGTAATAACCTGCCTAGCTGGATCATTACCTCGTGTGTGATTACCCTTACCCTGTCTGTGCTCATCTCACAATATATTCCTATAGTACCGAAATATATTGCCGACCTGCATCTTTTGGGGTATCAGCTTAATAAATTTGGATATACCTTATTGGTAGTGATCTTTTTTTATGTGCTGAGATCAGCATTAGGCTTTTTATTTTATCAAAGTATAGGGGATGGAAAAAAATGGACTGTTTTTTATTTTACCTCTACAAAATTTTATTTTATCCTGTCTTTTTTATTGATAATTCTGTGCATTACCCATTATTACTTCCCTATAGACAGAAATAAAATATTTTCTTACTATTTCTTCTTCTTTTCTTTTGTATTCATTTTCAAAGTTTTTTTCTATTTATTTCACAAGAACAAGATTCTTCCTGAGAAATGGTATTATAAATTTTTGTATATTTGCACGCTCCAAATCGCACCATTATTACTGCTTTGGAAGTTGTTATTTTTTTAA
- a CDS encoding polyprenol monophosphomannose synthase — protein MKKLVIIPTYNEKENIENIISAVFALEDDFHILVVDDSSPDGTAEVVKELQKKNPHYLHLSIRHIKDGLGKAYIHGFKWAIENKYDYIFEMDADFSHNPNDLPKLFEACKNADMAIGSRYSKGVNVVNWPMGRVLLSYFASKYVRFVLGLPIHDTTAGFVCFSRKVLEDIGLDNVRLKGYGFQIEMKFRAYKKSFKIVEVPIIFTNRILGESKMNGGIIHEAVFGVLNLKWKSIINRL, from the coding sequence ATGAAAAAACTCGTCATTATCCCAACGTATAACGAAAAGGAAAATATTGAAAATATTATTTCCGCGGTTTTTGCATTGGAGGATGACTTTCATATTTTAGTAGTGGATGATTCTTCTCCGGATGGAACAGCGGAAGTTGTAAAGGAATTGCAGAAGAAAAACCCACACTATCTTCATCTGTCAATAAGGCACATTAAAGATGGTTTGGGAAAGGCATATATTCATGGGTTTAAATGGGCCATAGAAAACAAATATGACTACATTTTTGAAATGGATGCCGATTTTTCACACAATCCGAATGACTTACCAAAACTTTTTGAAGCCTGCAAGAATGCAGATATGGCTATTGGTTCCCGTTATTCAAAAGGAGTGAATGTGGTAAACTGGCCAATGGGGAGAGTATTGCTTTCCTATTTTGCTTCAAAATATGTAAGATTTGTTTTGGGACTTCCTATTCATGATACTACAGCTGGTTTTGTGTGCTTTTCAAGGAAAGTACTGGAAGATATCGGATTAGACAATGTAAGATTGAAAGGATATGGATTTCAGATAGAAATGAAGTTCAGAGCCTACAAAAAAAGTTTCAAAATTGTAGAAGTTCCTATTATATTTACTAACCGAATTTTAGGAGAAAGCAAAATGAATGGCGGGATTATCCATGAAGCTGTTTTTGGGGTGTTAAACTTAAAATGGAAATCAATCATCAATAGATTATGA
- a CDS encoding DUF4296 domain-containing protein encodes MMKQLILIFVLLGLSSCSDYIDKPKNLIDKDVMTDILVDLTINDQAIFMYQDKNMEAGTRFVLKAHNVKPDDFTESFKYYVIKEEMEGIANDAQEILLKKDPKAKKYIEDKKKQNGGLMPFVK; translated from the coding sequence ATGATGAAACAACTGATCCTTATTTTTGTTCTACTGGGGCTGTCCTCATGCAGTGATTATATCGATAAGCCTAAAAATCTTATTGATAAAGATGTGATGACAGATATTCTCGTTGATCTTACCATCAATGATCAGGCAATATTTATGTATCAGGATAAAAACATGGAAGCAGGCACAAGATTCGTCTTGAAAGCGCACAATGTAAAACCTGATGATTTCACGGAAAGCTTTAAATACTACGTTATTAAAGAAGAAATGGAGGGAATAGCGAATGATGCCCAGGAAATTTTGCTTAAAAAAGATCCTAAGGCAAAAAAATATATAGAGGACAAGAAAAAGCAGAATGGAGGACTGATGCCTTTTGTAAAATAA